From bacterium, the proteins below share one genomic window:
- the glmU gene encoding bifunctional UDP-N-acetylglucosamine diphosphorylase/glucosamine-1-phosphate N-acetyltransferase GlmU translates to MAAGNSTRLKSRLTKVMQPLCGLPLIDHILRTARSLRPQKIALVVGNHKEALIDHLRGQKDLIFAHQKERRGTAHAAQIGLKALGRVSGPILVLSGDVPLLKIETLKRLLRLGAARPLSLVTAVLADPFGYGRLLRDGEGRVYGIVEEKNASPEERQINEINAGIYCVEAGFFGRALSKVKPDPIKKEYYLTDLVEIAVGEGIPVHTVPAEDSREILGVNTRAELAYLQQVRRGELVAMHLDKGVGMEDPASVYIDEGIAIGEDSYLGPGVHLKGKTKVGRACRIETGCVLVDAQLGDEVEVKAYSHLQDCRVKAKAILGPFARLRPGSLVEEEAHVGNFVELKKTRLGRGSKANHLSYLGDAVIGKGVNVGAGTITCNYDGKNKFQTRLDDGVFVGSDTQLVAPVRVGKGAYIGAGTTVTKNVPPGSLAVSRVEQKNIRNYKKR, encoded by the coding sequence GGCTTGCCCCTGATCGATCATATTCTGCGCACTGCCCGGAGCTTGCGGCCGCAAAAGATCGCTCTCGTCGTCGGCAACCACAAGGAAGCCTTGATCGACCACCTCCGCGGCCAAAAAGATTTGATCTTCGCCCATCAAAAAGAGCGGCGCGGCACCGCCCATGCCGCTCAGATCGGCTTGAAGGCCCTGGGCAGGGTCTCGGGTCCGATCCTGGTCTTGAGCGGCGACGTTCCTTTGCTGAAAATTGAAACCTTGAAGCGCCTGCTTCGGCTCGGCGCGGCCCGGCCGCTTTCCTTGGTGACGGCGGTGCTGGCCGATCCCTTCGGCTATGGCCGCCTGCTGCGCGACGGCGAGGGCCGGGTTTACGGGATCGTCGAGGAAAAGAACGCCAGCCCCGAGGAACGGCAGATCAACGAGATCAATGCCGGGATTTATTGCGTGGAAGCCGGATTTTTCGGCCGGGCCCTGTCCAAAGTGAAGCCCGATCCCATCAAGAAGGAATATTACCTGACCGACTTGGTCGAGATCGCGGTGGGCGAGGGCATTCCGGTCCACACCGTTCCGGCCGAGGACAGCCGGGAGATCCTGGGCGTCAACACCCGGGCCGAGCTGGCCTATTTGCAGCAAGTTCGCCGAGGCGAGCTGGTTGCCATGCATTTGGACAAGGGCGTCGGGATGGAAGATCCGGCCTCGGTCTACATCGACGAAGGGATTGCGATCGGGGAAGACAGTTATTTGGGGCCGGGAGTGCATTTGAAAGGGAAGACCAAGGTTGGCCGCGCCTGCCGGATCGAGACCGGCTGCGTCCTGGTCGACGCCCAGCTCGGAGACGAAGTCGAGGTCAAGGCCTACAGCCATCTTCAAGATTGCCGAGTGAAGGCCAAGGCCATCCTCGGGCCTTTCGCCCGGCTTCGGCCCGGCAGCTTGGTCGAGGAAGAGGCCCACGTCGGGAATTTCGTCGAATTGAAAAAGACCCGGCTGGGTCGCGGCAGCAAGGCCAACCATCTGAGCTATCTCGGTGACGCCGTGATCGGGAAGGGCGTTAACGTCGGTGCCGGGACCATCACTTGCAATTACGACGGCAAGAATAAATTCCAAACCCGGCTCGACGACGGGGTTTTCGTCGGCAGCGACACCCAGTTGGTCGCGCCGGTGCGGGTCGGCAAGGGGGCTTATATCGGCGCCGGCACCACCGTGACCAAGAACGTGCCTCCGGGCTCGCTCGCGGTCTCGCGGGTCGAGCAGAAGAACATTCGGAATTACAAGAAGCGATAG